CGGGCGTccccggcccggggcggcagcACCTCCCTCCCGGGGCTGTGCACAGCGGGGCGGATGGCAGCGGGACACGCCGGGTGGAAAAGCTGGGAGTTACCTGAGGAAAAGAaacgccaaaaaaaaaaaaaaaaacaaaacaaaaacaaaaacaaaaaaccaaacaaaaacccctcccGCTGCACCCCGGGTGTCCCCCTGGGAGCCCTGGTCTTTTTAGGGAACGGTGGCAAGCACTTTTGGGGAAGCAGCCGTGAGCCGGCGCGGTGTCGGCACGGGGAGGCCATGGAGTGCGCACCCCACTGCTGCCCTGGCCGGGGGACCCCCcggctgctgtccccagggagcAGATACCGGACCAGTGTCCCGAGCCTGGCGGGAGGGACTGGGGAGGTCCCGCAGGAGCATCACACCAAGGAAGCGAtgcatttcttccccaaaagaggAGCTACCCACCAGCCTGCGGTAGGCACTGAAGAGCTGCCAGGAGTCACCTCCAGCCCTTCAGGGAACTGGGGCAAGAACAAGAAACATCCACGTCCTCTTTTCAGGCTTCAACCAACGCTCAACACGCTCAAGATGACCGCAAACAGATTTAGAGCAGTGGTTAGTGACGTTTGCTGCTGCTCGTAAGCAGCACGCGCCTGCTACCGCCAACCAAATGCTATTTCAAACAAGCCTGCCCATGCCGGTGCTCCCAAATCCTCCTCACTGCGTCGGGTTTGGTCCCTCCACCCCGTGCCCTAGGAAGGACAGACCAAAGACCCAGGCTGTCTGGAAGAGCGGCTGCTCTGCGTGGGGCCAGGGTCCCTTGTCGCCCGAGAGCAGGCACCTGGAGGAGGAAGGTGCTGCTTTCTGTCTGCTCCAGCTACAGCCCCTTCTGACCGCCTCTGACGCAGCTTCAAGCTGAAATCGGGGCAGCTTGCAAAACCCGAGAAGGTAGATTACATATCTGGTGTTCCTGATCTGAGCAGGAAGCAACAAGGTCCACATCAGCACTTTTTAAGAGTATGTTATACCATTCAACTTGCACTTAATCGCCCAAAACAACCCGCAAGAGAATGCCGGAGCTGTACCGGAGGCAGGCAGTGGCAGGGAGAGGCTCTGGGCTGCAGCAGTGGTGGGATATTAAACTGCATCTCGGCAGAGCCTGCAGTCCCCTCCGCAGTGCAGTCAGTCTCGGCCTCCCGCACCACGAGCCGTAAAGCAGAGGGGGCTCCTCCGCCCCCACCGTTAGAAAAGAGGGACCACCTCATCCAAGTGAcaatataattttgtttattttcctttaacacaCTGCTGGTTAAAACTGCCAGACAGTAGATTTCAGAACATTCCCTCAACCAAACATCctggggaaattaaaaaataaaaccgcTACCAtgtaccaaaaataaaataacccacCCCCACACCCGTCTTTTCCCCCAAACTAGTCCCTGCAAAGCCAATGCAATCAGAAATAGACATCTGTGCTTTTCACCCAGGGCCCAAGCTTGctgcaaaacaaactaaaaaaaaatgtcactgcAAGTTGTTATAACACAAAGCAATggacagtaaaataaaaaatcctccTTCAAAACCCTTTGTGCTGGTGACAAGTACACATGAAGATCTCTCCCCACACTGCTTTAGCCTTTACAGACAACTTAGACCTGCAGCTTCAAGTAGTTTGTGATGTGTCCTTAATGCCAACGGCACGGGTCACTTCCACGTGTCCCAGCCTACGCAGCCGGGCACTATGGAGCAGTGGGACCACCTGCCAACGCTAAAAGCTGCTACAACGATGGGACCCAAACATCGCTGTCACCTGCCCAGCATCTCGCAGTCCTGGCTACTGCCTCCTGGCACAAAGCACAAATCCTGCCTCTGCTCTCATGGTCTCCAGGGCTGCTTTACCAACCTGGCTGCTTCTTGAGTGGGAAAGCCGTGAACACACGCAGCCCCCGTAGAAACTGTGAAAAATTCAAGCCCCCACTTGCCAGCAAGTTTCCAGATACTGCTTCAATCCAGCGCCCTAGCTCAGGAACTGTTATAGTGTGACAGAACAGCCATGGTAGCACAGGCAAGCACATCCCCACTACACGTGACTGGCAACAACTCCAGGGCAGAGATCCTGCGTTTCCTAGAGTCACACTCTCCCCAGTCAAACTGGTTCAAGCTGTACTTTGCCCCTTGCCTTCAAATCTCCATCACACAAACTCTTTAGCAGAGACCTCCGATGTTTGCAAAAGATTATTCACATTTTCTACTCAGCCAGCACTGTTTCTAGGAAGGAGGaaagcacttctgttttgttgattatttttctttttttttttttttttaaataaagcacttcttgggaaaaaaagaaatcaaaacctaTCAATAACCTGCAGTAGCGTCCCACTGATCAGACTGGGGACAGTgccaccccatccctccccctcccccatctTCCCCCCAATCTCCAAAAATAGTATTTAATATACAGCAATAAACTCTGAGCAAGCCAGAGTCccggaagacatggacctgctttcACCTCTCCCATCCAGCCTAGCACCATTTCAATGCGGCTGCTACTATACTCCTGGGACAAATCCGTTCGGATCCAAGGTGAAACGCacgtgccccagccctgctgggcaGCGCACAAAGCAGGGGTGCAGCACAGGAGGCCTAGTCGTGTAATCACGTTTCACAAGCCTTCACAGCTCCAGCCTGGTGTTGTGTTTGTGCCGTTGAGAATACTTGTCTGAGCCTATTTGGGACTAGCCAGTGAAGACAGACTGGTGGAACCAGGCTGACGTTAAAAAAAGCATCCTTGAATTGTATTAGACTTTGGCATTTGTTGTGGAGATGCAGAAGCGCCAGTAGGTAAATTAGCTCAGTGCTGGCTCAGCTCCCATTTCCCTTGGATTCTCAGCAAGGATATTTCCTTCCCTGCCACATAAGTGCAAGCAGCAGACGGATCTCTCCCACATTTGAGCACCAAACAGAGCCTGAAACACTTGGTACTTCGCAGCTGCTCAGAATCTGTCTCACATCAAGGGCTGAAGCTGCTCTTGCTggtcctctccctcctcctgctgttTTCTATCAAAGACAGGTCTGTTCAGCCCAGACTTCCCATATCAAGACATTTCCCTGGCTGTTGCAACCCCTTTTCAACTTAAAGAAAGGCCAAGAGAAAAAGCACAGGTCTCTGCTCCCTGTTCAAACCCGAACAGTGCAGTGCAAGCCCTCAGCAAGTGAGTTTGGGGGGCAGGACCCTCCAAGTCACACTCTGCACCCAGAAGCTGTAAGCACCATACAACTACCAGGACCTAGCCATGACTCACTCAGCTTTGAACTGCACAGACACGCAGGCACCAGACTGTCTGGAAGTTCTCCATCCTGCCTTCGGGAGATTTCTGGGGGAGACCAGACCTGAAAGAGCTCTTCCAGTTGTTCTGTCCCCTGCTAGGCTTTTTTTCCATTGACCTTGAGGGCTGGAACCAAAAATACTTGCTCACAGTCCTCTGCTTCAGCTGTGACCTCCAGAGCGGGCATCCAGAGATACTGAGACAATCCCCACCTGATCACAAGGGCAGGGAATGCCTGTCCcttaggggaaaaagaaaaaacagctcagaagctcctaaaaaaaaaaaaaaaaaaaaaaaaaaagcttcttcttCAAATAGACTTTTATTCAAAGCCTGATACAAAGGCaccaaaaagagaaggaaattcaTTTGGCTTTCTGCTCACTGCCACATGGGATACTCAAAAGGGGCAGAGCTGTTGTTTTAGTCACACACACAGAAGAGGCAAATGGCCTGGCTTAAAGGTATAAAAGGAGGGACTGATGAGGGGATAATTAAAATAGGCTTTGGAACCACTACCCTGAGGCTGGATTCAGGCCCAAAACATGATTGACAGTGTCATCTCCCCTTTATGAATTGGAAGCTTTATTAAAATTGCCTTATCTGCCCCTCTCTACACAACTGCTGCAAGAACCAAGCCAGGGTCTGTTCTGACCCAGCTCCCCACACTGCTGCACAGGGACACGTGCTTcacctgcctgctgccagctggaGGCAACAAAGCACAAACAGGCTTATCTCTAACCAGTCTCAGTTAAACAACGTCTTGGATATTCTCTCAAACACCCGTGCTGGAAAGCTACAGCCAATccaaactttttctttccctggtcaGGACCGGGTACCTCATTACACACATCTCTCTGGCTTGCAGGTGCCAGACAGAGATGGCAAGGGGAGCCAGCCTGAGTATGCCATTCCCAGCGAGGTGCTGACTGGTTATCCCCTACCATCCTCCCATGTTCCCACATGCTTTGTTTGAAGGCTCCTTCTGAGGCAAACCTGTCTGGAGGGGATGGACCAACAAGAAAAACTGTTCACAGCACCACAACAGGGTCAGGAACTCCCCAACCACCAGCTTTGCAGTGACAAAGATGCACAAAACCAGAGTGAAAACAACTAAATTGAAGCCATGAAGGATGAACTattcctcctcccttttcttaTTCAAATAAGACAAAGTCATTTGAACTGAGCAACTAGAACACAACAGATCACACTCTGCACAGCTTTGCCTTAGGGCGGCTGATGGCACCAaatgggtgccccggctgccagGAGAGGCAGGGATAAGCTATCCTAGAAGATTTGTCTCTGACTTTTGCACACCTAAATGCACACCCCTTTTCTCATGTTAGGCAAGGTGCAGAGATTACTGGGTGAGCCACAAGAAGCTGAGTGATTCCTTGCTTCAAGGATGCTCAAATAAAATGCAACCTAAAAGGCCTGGAGGAGAACAGAGAAGCTTGCTTTCAAGCCCAGGTTCTTTGCTTAACAAATCAGCGCAGTCCATGCTTCTCAAAACTGATAAAGATCTAAAGGTCTCTGTGCTCCAGTTAGAGCAATCCCAAAAACGCTGGAGAATCTCTGCAGGCACCATCACCAAACAAAACAGAGCTCATATTTATAAGAGTTTTATAAGTACTAGGACTTTAACAGCAGCTAGAAGGCAAAGCAGACAACTTCAAGCTTACCACCTTTTCATCCTAAGGTTTGTTCTTAAGATCTGCTCTCTGTAAAAAGCCCGTCTTCTCCTTCAACCATGGCAGGGACGCTCGTGCTTCTCCCAGACTGGCTGTTACCACTTGTGCAATTGGAGAGAAGGTAATTAAGGTCCTTGCTTGCTTTTTAGCTCACAGACACAGAACCAGGGTCAGGCCTATAGCAGTGATGTATGCAATCAGAAAGGCAAGGTTCAGTGTCactgctgcagagagcagtgcTTTGACACCTCCCCCAGCTCCCGTTCTGGAGCTACTGAGCTGGCAGCTCATATCAAAGCTTGAGGGTTAGAAGGAAGCCAAGGCTTCAGCTGCTTGGgcccagcagagcagaaaggCTGCTCCTCTGGTTTCCCTTCCAGAAATGAGGGAATTCTGCTGACCCTTCTCAGCTCAAAGAAAGGCTGAGCCATTGCAGGGGGTCAAACCCAAGAACAACCACTAGGAAAACTCAGGcccagggaggagcagcagcaaggaggacaCCGCTCAGTGCCAGCGCTCCAGGTAGAGACAGCACTTCTGAGAACAACAGAGATAGCATGAATTAAAGTCTTCTGTGAGCCCAGAGCTCACCAGCACTGAAGCTGACCCACAATGACCCAACCCTGCCTGGGACAGATCCTGCTCCAGCACACAGAACATCTCCCTCCCGCCAGCCAGAAGTGCTCAACATGTCAGAGGCCAAGACAGTGGGAAGGCAGCTCCTTGGGGCCTGCAGCTCTGGATCAGCAGGCGCAGTGAGGGCTTTCGCTCTGCTCAGCCTCTGTCTAGAAGCCTCTTGCAGAAATATCCCTGGGGTAAGCGGGTGACCTTGTCTCCAGTGTTCTGCTCACTTCCAGATCTCTGGACGGCAACAGACCACCTTGCTCTACAGTACTGAAATGTTGGACATCTGCCCCTTCACTACAGTGCCTTGATACGCAACAGGCCAAGCTAACTGAAGACACTAACCAACTCCACTGCACTTCTCACCACTGCAGGCAGGCCTGGTCCCTATGACAGGGAACAAGAGCTCACAGGGAGCATCCGCGAGGTTGCTCCACTCTGTCCTACGGCACAGGTTGTTCACAGTCATGGGGCAGGGATCTAACCGTTAGGAAAGTCAAGGAACAAGTCCAGAACCTCCTTTCTAGGCCATCTGATTCTCTACTTCTTCCAAAGGAGAGGTCACTGGCCAGAAAGGGCAAAACAAGGAACCGGGCTTAAAATGAaacctttgaaaagaaaaagatattaaaagaaacaaaagccatAATCAATACAGAAAACAAGTGCATCTGATCAGACGCTAACAACATCAGCCTCTCGCAGGCTACAGCAGAATCCCTCTGCAATGGATCTAACGTTACAATTGCCAAACTAGAAAAGTCTCTCCCGACTGGTGCAGCAAATCAGGCCAGATAAATCCCTCTGCTCCTGGCACAGCTTGCAGTCCTAGGAGGAGAACGTCTCCACAGAGGCTGAGCAGCTAGCTGGAGTCTTGGTAGCTTTATGCGGGCAAGTACCATACATAGTGTTGCACACATTCAGGGAGATGCTGAGCCAGGCTCTGTCCTCCATAGTCGTTAGTCACCCAACAGCACCACAACACTTCCACGCTCCCAGACAAAACGTGTACCCAGGCCTCGTTTTAAGAGCTGCTTCCCCGCTTCAGGAACCGTATTCCACCCAGCAAAGGCAGAGATCCTGCAGCACATGGCTTTCTCTCAGTGTGGGACGTGGCCCAGGACCGGTAGCATCAGCTTTCAACAGCCCAATACACAGGCAGCCAGGACTCAGTTTACTCTTGGATGCCCCAGGGAGGATCGGAGGCTGCACATGGTGCGAAGGGGAAGGCGAGGGCCTCGCTGCTTGCTGGCAGGGGGAAGGTAAGCTCCCTCTTACCTGGACCTGCTATTCATTccaaatgaatcttttttttttttttttccttaaattatgaACAATATGGAGAAATTGAAAGCAACTGTGTTTGGTCCAactccttccctcccagccccttGGCTGATGCTCTGTGGGGCTTGCTCTCACAATcggcagaggcagaagagggtAGGAATGAAGACACCAAAGGCCACCAATATAGGAAACATGAGGCTGCTGTTGTCCGAGGCATATGGGTTTGGTGTGCGTGGGCCTGACTGAACCCGGTTCTTATTTGCCTGTTTTTTAACACTGGAGCCATCATCATattcatcttcatcatcatcttcctcttttttctccagaCCTGGGTGTGGCTGCAGCTTTGGAACATCTGTTGGGCAAGACAAAAGGTTGCAAGGAGACAGGATGTAATCTGGGAAATCACCCGAGTCACTCCCTTTGCCTCTCCCCAATCCAGCATGAACATGGGCAACAGGGCACATGACACCACATCAACACCACGGCCAGAGCACCCCAGGAAATAGGAGCATCCTTCACAGAGGCTCACACCGCTATTTCTTTCCTCCATGATGCAAGAGCATCTAAAGACCCAGTCTGCAAAGAAAATTACATCCCTCCACCCCATCTACGTGTCACACAGGAGAAGTTACAGCACAAAAGCACACTTAAAGCCTACAGAGTCAGATACTGCAGCTGCTCAGTGAGACCTAGTCAAAAACAAGCACCTGCTGGCTGCGGAACCAGCAGATACAGGTGCAAACATGAACGGGAACAACTCTTTCCGCAAATGGTCCTACCTCACATCactgcacccccccagccccagacCTATCAGAGCAGCATGGCCCAACCCCACTCAAATCCAGTCCTCTGAGCCTGGAGCCTGAATTGCAGGTCCCACACACAGCAAGGTGCCACCTGGCCACAAGGTTACACACCAAATCTTCAGCTTGATGCTTTGGTCAGAGAGGGGTCCTAAACCTCCCCTGTTCAGGAGCTGGAGGGGCTCTAACTCCAGCACAGACTTACAAAGAGGGTGATGAAAGAGCAAGGACTTTACTAGCACTCCCCACTGCTATCCACAGGAACtgatatctgggaaaaaaaacactgCCTTGTCCTCAAGCTGAGAAGGTAACACAAAGCTCCAGGTAAGAAACACTTAACTACTAGCTAAAACATCTCTGTAAATTActtgtctgcagggctgctgctgacatCCAAGGCCAGAGGGAATTTATCTGTAGCTATAAGCTAAGACTGACCAGATGTGTTGCCTTCTCCTCCACCCCATATGCAGGAAGTCCTGAGCCAAGTTGATTTTTCTTATTCAAAAAATGACACAGCTTTGTGTACTTGAAGGAGTAGGGGGACACTACACGTCTATTTCACTCTGCAACTGCACTCTGTGGGAACTTGCTGAGAGAGAAACAGTTTTGGCAGAGGTGGGTCAGCAAGAACTATGATCTCATGGTCTGAGAAGCAACAGGCTGCTCTCCAAGGGGGAAGAGCCTTCTGGCTCAAAAACTGTGCTTACCTTCCACTGTTCCTTGCAGGATGTATAGGGCACAGATTTTCGGATTGTCATAGTAGCCCTagagaaagcaaagaaggaagtCAATGCTGCAGCTGTAAGGCAAGAAATATTCTTCCCACCTACCatcacctctcctcctccagcacacagCTGTATCACAtggctggggaagaaggggaaaaggaagatCAGGGCTCTGCCCAGGAAAGCTTATTACCTTTACAAACTCAATGTGGAGCTTCCCCGTGAACGTGGAAACCTCTCCCTGGACACTCAGTTTCCCCTTTTTGATACTCATGGGAATGATCTCATCGTGAGCTGTGCTGTGTCCAACCCTGTCAAAAATGTCCAAGTCCTTCACCACCACGTGGCCATTCAAGCGAACATCAAATACCTTCAGGTTGGAAGAAAGGACAGAGTGTCAGAATGGATTCAGGCATGTGACAGTTGAAAGGGGAACAGAACAGGAAAGGTCTCTGCTCGTTATGCACTCAAGACTAGAAAGCATTGCAGCATGCACTGTCCCACCACACATGCTCCACTCCCTTGGGACGGATTCAGAGCCCAAAAGCAGCCAGGTGAAGACACTGAAGCATTAACATTGCTTTCAAATACCCTGAAACCTGCCTCCTCCTTTTAAAATAACCCCCACGTATGCTGTTCAGAACTGAGGAGAGCACaattttattctggtttattCATACTTTTCTTTCACAGCTTCCTTTCCACCTACTGGCTGAGGACCTGCCCCTACCACCTCAGGGTGGCTGCGGCACACCACGCCCTAGGGAGTTAAGCCGTTTCTAACTAACAGTCTGCAGCAGAGTAGAGAAGAGGAAACAAGCTGGTGAAGGATACAGGGTTTGAAGGAGGTAAAATGTTGAACTGCTAACCACATCTGTGAATTCAGAGTGAAAGTCCTCCTCAGGGCTGTAATGACTCAAACTTCACTCAGCACCTGGGGAATCCCAGCAGAACCACATGAAGGAAGAGGAACCAAAGATGCCTCAGCCCTTCACTTTAATCTGAGGCTGCTTTTTGCATCCATTCTGTAAGCCAGCCCCACCAGTTCTGTTCCCTGAAATACTTCTCTGGCAGGAAGGCAGCACAGTGCTTAAGGAGCGGGGCTTTAAAGAAGCTGATAGAGTCGGGGGAAAGCCAGACTAAACCACAGACCACTTCTGTCCCAATTTATCACAGGGCTTTGAGTTCTTTGTGCTTCTGCTTCCACGCCTGTACATGAGGGATTTCAAAAGTGGACAAGGATTATTCTTCTCTAAAGAGCAATAAAGAGGGTTGAATTTAACTCTCTGCTTTCAGGATCAGTTTGAACACCTATCAAGTCTTACTACATTCTTAAAAATCGTTGTGAGTAGGTTATTTAACTCAGATCACTTCCCTGATTCAATCTCTGCAATACTTTCTCCAGCACAAGCATGCTGTCAGGTCAGGAACAAGTGTTCAGGGAAAAGGCAAAAACACTTCTCAAAGCCAGCACAGCCTAAACAGATCATAAAACTCTAGTGCTAGTTAAGTTTAGCTGCACATGTTTGAATATTTTGTAATGCAATTTTCCAAGCCAACTGTATATCTGGAGCGTGGAAGAGAGCTCAAAGTTTCAGAGCCCACGACAGCTCTAGGAACTAAGTTAACCATTAGCACCTTActtctctcccttctccagcaCGTAAAGCAGCAGAGGCAACCTGCACACACACGGTCTTAGCCAGGAACTCGCATCAAAGAGACAAGCACGGAGCTGTTGCTTACCTTCTGTTGAGATTGTGCAAAATAGACTTCCGCAAACTTCAACACCAGCACATAGTCACCCTCTTCTTTGATGGGAACTTCATAGCCAAAGGTTTCCTCATTGTAACGCTCAGTCTGGTACAGAATCTGATCTTCTGCGTTGGACCGcaagattggcagcttcataccaTAGTCAGAAGCTGGGTTTCACGCACAAAACAGTGAGAGGAAGGGTTAATTTCTGAGGCACACGGACGAGACACTTCATATACTCTTGAAGTGCTTAACTTCCTAAGCGGCAATAGCACTTATGCCCTTGTCAGACCTGTCTCCCCTCCTTGCTCTGACCAGGAGGAGGCACTactggagcagaagcagaggtAGCCGAAGTCCTAGAACCCAGGCCCTGTAGAAAAACAGGCCTGGATGTGCTGCAGTTTAAGACACTGTAAACTCACTCGCACCGTTTCAGAAAGAAGAGTCTGTTTCACGAACAGGGCACAGAGCCAAAGGACTTGGCCATTGACTCCtgcttcaaagaggaaaaacaccTAGAATATTTTTACAACAATTTCAGATTACAAACTCTGTGTACAAAAATGAAACAGTCAGCATAGGACTGACTTGACTCATTCATTCAACGGATTTGAAGTCAGCGGTCGACGGCATCAGGTTTAGAGACTCATCCTCCTCAAGTGAAAACCTGGGGAACTGCAGAAGGGTGAAAAGCATTAGACATCTTACGAAACCCTTTCTTCTCACCACAGCCACGCAATACCTGCCAGCTTGAAGACAGGAAGAAGGAAGCAAGAAAGACACACAAAGGTTTCAAGAGCACCAGCAGCTCCATCAGCTGCTGTTCTTACAGCCATCCAGCTGAAACGGGCACTGTCTGCAGGCATCTGAAGAGCCCCCTGAGAAAGGCCCAAACAACATTCCCAAATGGGACAGTAACTgagaaaataacagaaatcatAAAATTTGCTTCTTCTCATTCATTATTTCACCACCTCTAGAGCAGCCCTCAAAAGACCTTAACCCAACTTGACATTTTATTGTGTCAGGGTTACTGTACGAATGCAAACTGATGCACACCTCAAGAGCTCAGAATCAAATAATTCCCTGGtgaagcaggggcaggagggaagacTGTGGACACCATCTGCCCACTGGCACTTCAGGCAGGAGAAGTTGATCCAGACAAAGTTCTCTGCTGACACTTGCCACTTCCACCCCCATTTCCACGGGAACAGACACTGCATTGGCCAAGACAAAGCAAGAACTACTAACCCAGTGCACATTGCCAAAGATGGAGCCAATGCAAACGAGCAAGAGGAACTTAATGCCAGTTCTTAGTCTCCTGTTTCACACAGAGCTACTCAGGCAATCTTCTACTTCTCTTTACCACTTGAACCCAGGCGCAAAGGCTGAAGACTCTAATCACCAGAAATACAGAGGGTGAAAAAGTTTAGCCTGTCCTCCCACACTGATATTTCTGGCCAGCTACAGATTACAGTGATAGCGAACCAGGGACTCCACAGAAGTCAGCTCCTGTTAGAGGAAAGCCTGCATAAGAAGAAAGTCCTTTAATATCCAAGAAGGTAACTGGAGAGGAAGACCTGTCACCTGCGTATCAGAGGTCTGTTGACATAGCTGTGGAAGCGAGCCTGATTTTACAGCGCGCTTGGTGCGCTGAGAGGTAGCTCACCGAGAGACGAGCAGTACCCATTAAGCTGCGACTCAACTATGTTTGGCACCTGGCTATTCTGTAATTGCCATCAGCACATTTTGTCCTTTAGGGCACAGCATCTGAACCGAGGcgtgaaaaaaatggttttaatttgcCCAGAGGCAGTACAGCCTAGAAACACTATCCCTAGGTCGTTTCCTCCCAGTCAGCCACCTATTTCTGCTGTAGCCATTACATGCCTATCAACACAGAGAGGAGTCCAGAGTAAACTGAACAATGGTGCAATAAAAAGCCATTGAGGGAAAAGCAGCTGAGAGCTCAAAGGGTAAAGCCTCCGCTGTGCCTGGCACCGCTAGCTGAAGCGGGATTACTGTAACGGCCTGCTGTTCAGAGGAGACACCAGAGGCTTTCCCCAAAGGAAGAGCATGTCACAATGTGCTTGAAAAagactctttttttctcctcaactCAAAAATAAATTGTTCAAGTCCACAAGGACATTCTCCTTCAAGTCACACATGAGAGGTCTGTGAAGGGAAGCTGACCTACAGCAATCAGGGCACCTTGTGTGACTGGGGCGGCCAGCTCCCACCGGGGGTGAAAATCTCCTCACAAACTGTGTTAGTATTTAAATGTGACCTCCCCTGTATCCATCGTGC
Above is a genomic segment from Harpia harpyja isolate bHarHar1 chromosome 9, bHarHar1 primary haplotype, whole genome shotgun sequence containing:
- the MLEC gene encoding malectin translates to MVGAGARGAPLLLPPLLLLLLLPPPLLLLLLPRGAAGGLADSVVWAVNAGGDAHVDVNGIHFRKDPLEGRVGRASDYGMKLPILRSNAEDQILYQTERYNEETFGYEVPIKEEGDYVLVLKFAEVYFAQSQQKVFDVRLNGHVVVKDLDIFDRVGHSTAHDEIIPMSIKKGKLSVQGEVSTFTGKLHIEFVKGYYDNPKICALYILQGTVEDVPKLQPHPGLEKKEEDDDEDEYDDGSSVKKQANKNRVQSGPRTPNPYASDNSSLMFPILVAFGVFIPTLFCLCRL